Proteins co-encoded in one Flavivirga eckloniae genomic window:
- the mrdA gene encoding penicillin-binding protein 2: protein MRQFLLFFSIIFVGFLFLSRLFYLQIYTSNEHDLFEDNAIRKVYDYPKRGFIYDRNGELLVANQPSYDVMVIPREVEPLDTLEFCSLLKIDKEQFIKTYNRARRYSPRLPSVFLSQLSKEDYAALQEKMRKFEGFYIQKRSLRHYQRSIGANVLGDIGEVNTSDIKKDPYYKMGDLKGKQGIEASYEKILRGVKGIKFIQKDRFNRNIGPYKEGEFDTIPEQGKDITITIDAKLQEYGELLMQNKRGGVIAIEPSSGEILAMVAAPTYDPNLLVGRERSKNFIKLRDSISNPLFNRSIQGVYEPGSPFKLMNALIGLQEGVIIPNETVTCYAGYKYGNRFMKCHCYIGRRNNLITGIQESCNAYFSTVYRKILDKSGSASTGIDTWSKHAKSFGLGNFLNNDLFVGQKGRIPDRAYYKRVYPKTFYSTYTISNAIGQGEVATTPIQLANMIAAIANRGHYYTPHIIKSIEDKTLPEKFTKPKYTSIDKEHFEPVIEGMLQVYKKGTAASLQVKDIEICGKTGTVQNYAIIDSVKTDLTDHSIFVAFAPKDDPKIAIAVFVENGYWGSRFAGKVASLLIEKHIKGHITRKDLEEWLLKHSLEDEYAKPYSGEPFKINAQTKLQFVEEPEYKRLKQQLIKLQNP from the coding sequence ATGAGACAGTTTTTACTATTCTTTTCAATAATATTTGTTGGTTTTTTATTTTTATCAAGACTCTTTTACCTTCAAATATATACTTCAAACGAACATGATTTGTTTGAAGACAATGCTATTAGAAAAGTATACGATTATCCGAAAAGAGGTTTTATTTACGACAGAAATGGCGAACTTTTGGTAGCCAACCAACCATCTTACGATGTCATGGTAATTCCTCGCGAAGTAGAACCATTAGATACGCTCGAATTTTGTTCGCTATTAAAAATTGATAAAGAGCAATTTATAAAAACATATAATAGAGCAAGACGCTATTCTCCCAGATTACCGTCTGTTTTTCTATCCCAATTATCAAAAGAAGATTATGCTGCTTTGCAAGAAAAAATGCGGAAGTTTGAAGGTTTTTATATCCAGAAAAGATCACTAAGACATTACCAAAGAAGTATCGGAGCTAATGTTTTGGGAGATATTGGAGAGGTAAATACCAGCGATATAAAAAAAGACCCCTATTACAAAATGGGTGATTTAAAAGGTAAACAGGGTATTGAGGCTTCTTATGAAAAAATTCTTCGAGGTGTGAAGGGCATTAAGTTTATTCAAAAAGACAGGTTTAATAGAAATATTGGTCCATACAAAGAAGGTGAGTTCGACACCATTCCAGAACAAGGAAAAGACATTACTATTACCATTGATGCTAAACTACAGGAATATGGCGAACTCCTTATGCAAAATAAACGTGGTGGCGTTATAGCTATCGAACCATCTTCGGGAGAAATACTGGCCATGGTGGCCGCCCCAACCTACGATCCTAATCTTCTAGTAGGAAGAGAACGCTCAAAAAATTTCATCAAGCTTAGAGATTCCATATCAAATCCATTATTTAACAGAAGTATACAAGGTGTTTACGAGCCTGGCTCTCCTTTTAAATTAATGAACGCCTTGATTGGTTTACAGGAAGGCGTTATAATACCCAACGAAACTGTTACTTGTTATGCAGGATATAAATATGGTAATCGTTTTATGAAATGCCATTGCTACATTGGCAGGCGCAATAATCTAATTACAGGAATACAGGAGTCTTGCAACGCCTATTTTTCGACTGTTTACAGAAAAATTTTAGATAAAAGCGGTAGTGCTTCAACAGGTATTGATACTTGGAGCAAGCATGCCAAAAGTTTCGGACTGGGCAATTTTTTAAACAACGATTTATTTGTTGGACAAAAAGGTAGAATTCCAGATAGAGCTTATTACAAACGCGTATATCCAAAAACGTTTTATTCTACATATACCATATCTAACGCTATCGGACAAGGTGAAGTTGCCACTACCCCCATTCAATTAGCCAATATGATTGCTGCTATTGCCAATAGAGGTCATTATTATACACCACATATAATTAAATCTATTGAAGATAAAACTTTACCTGAAAAATTCACAAAACCTAAATATACAAGTATTGACAAGGAGCATTTTGAACCTGTTATAGAAGGTATGCTACAGGTTTACAAAAAAGGAACAGCTGCCTCGTTACAAGTAAAAGACATAGAGATTTGTGGAAAAACAGGAACTGTTCAAAACTATGCTATTATAGATAGTGTAAAAACCGACCTAACAGATCATTCCATTTTTGTTGCTTTCGCACCAAAAGATGACCCAAAAATAGCTATTGCCGTTTTTGTTGAAAACGGATATTGGGGAAGTCGTTTTGCAGGTAAAGTAGCCAGTTTACTTATAGAAAAACACATAAAAGGACATATTACCAGAAAAGATTTAGAAGAATGGCTTTTAAAGCATAGTTTAGAAGACGAATATGCGAAGCCCTATTCTGGAGAGCCCTTTAAAATAAACGCGCAAACTAAATTGCAATTTGTTGAAGAACCGGAATATAAACGACTTAAACAGCAATTAATAAAATTACAAAACCCATAA
- the rodA gene encoding rod shape-determining protein RodA, with amino-acid sequence MVRDTNKNYKFDWITIILFFLLVGFGWLNILSASYTSGEIDYFTFSQPYGKQSVFILLTFFIIIVILGIEAKFYERFSSIIYIFSMLSLIGLFIFGKNVNGATSWYAIGSMTLQPSEFAKAATALAVAKQLSDLNMNINSIKDQIQTLIIIIIPALLVILQNDTGSTIVYGAFFFVLYREGLPKYYLSIGLSVIVLSVLALKFGPLITSLIAVVSLSGFYYFNRKKFKFFQLLFVLLLSIGLSYAVKASYDHILKPHHQDRISLWLRLEKDPVKLEAMKKTFAYNLNESEKAIREGRFNGKGFMEGTRTTGKFVPEQHTDYIFSTVGEEWGFLGSSLVVILFVLLLLRILHLAELQKSQFSRAYGYGVASIIFIHFLINIGMVMGLIPTIGIPLPLFSYGGSGLWAFTILIFIFIKLDSNRINEW; translated from the coding sequence ATGGTTAGGGATACTAACAAAAATTATAAATTCGATTGGATAACTATTATCCTTTTTTTCTTGCTGGTCGGTTTTGGTTGGTTAAACATATTATCTGCTTCTTATACTAGTGGTGAAATAGACTACTTTACTTTTTCTCAACCCTATGGCAAGCAATCTGTATTTATATTACTTACTTTTTTTATCATTATTGTCATTCTAGGCATTGAAGCTAAATTTTATGAACGCTTTTCCAGTATTATTTATATCTTTTCCATGCTCTCCCTAATAGGGCTTTTTATTTTTGGCAAAAATGTTAACGGTGCTACATCGTGGTATGCTATTGGAAGCATGACCTTACAACCCAGTGAATTCGCAAAAGCAGCCACCGCTCTTGCTGTAGCAAAACAGCTGAGTGATTTAAACATGAACATTAATAGTATAAAGGATCAAATTCAAACCCTTATAATAATAATTATCCCAGCTCTTTTAGTAATATTACAAAACGACACCGGAAGTACGATTGTTTACGGCGCCTTCTTCTTTGTGTTGTACAGGGAAGGATTACCAAAGTATTACCTATCTATAGGTTTATCAGTAATTGTACTATCTGTTTTGGCTTTAAAATTCGGCCCTTTAATCACCTCGTTAATTGCTGTTGTTAGTCTTTCTGGTTTTTATTATTTCAACAGAAAAAAGTTTAAATTCTTTCAACTCCTTTTTGTTTTACTACTTTCCATAGGGTTGTCTTATGCTGTTAAAGCTTCTTATGACCATATTTTAAAACCACACCATCAAGATAGAATAAGTTTATGGTTACGCTTAGAAAAAGACCCTGTTAAGTTAGAAGCTATGAAAAAAACATTTGCCTATAACTTAAATGAATCTGAAAAAGCTATTAGAGAGGGCCGCTTTAACGGAAAAGGATTTATGGAAGGTACTAGAACAACAGGTAAGTTCGTACCGGAACAACATACCGACTATATTTTTAGTACGGTTGGCGAAGAGTGGGGCTTCTTGGGTAGCTCCTTAGTGGTTATATTGTTTGTACTCCTCTTATTACGCATACTACATCTCGCGGAATTACAAAAATCGCAATTCAGTAGAGCCTATGGTTATGGCGTGGCCTCAATTATATTTATTCATTTCCTAATTAACATTGGAATGGTCATGGGGTTAATCCCAACAATAGGCATTCCTCTACCCCTATTTAGCTACGGAGGTTCCGGGCTTTGGGCATTTACCATTTTAATATTCATATTTATTAAACTAGATTCTAACCGGATTAATGAGTGGTAG
- the def gene encoding peptide deformylase, with product MKFCNEKTILTIFISLFLIGCSGTKRIKEYTFSSNEINLINSADSLTPMRVFKITNKKDSLLLRTKSGYIKPNPNNKTLQTFIKRLYVTVRDSMSMGVGIAAPQVGILKRIIWVQRFDKEEFPFEVYLNPEIIKSSEEKQTVKEGCLSIPDRTETLNSRSRSITIEYDTMDGKHKTETVKDFSSVIFQHEIDHLNGILFLDHLQKEFVDSKKD from the coding sequence ATGAAGTTTTGTAATGAAAAAACAATTCTAACAATCTTTATCTCATTATTCTTAATAGGGTGTTCTGGTACTAAAAGGATTAAAGAATATACTTTTTCTTCTAACGAAATTAATCTTATTAATAGTGCAGATAGTTTAACCCCCATGCGGGTCTTTAAAATAACCAACAAAAAAGATTCTCTTTTACTAAGAACAAAAAGCGGTTACATAAAACCCAATCCAAATAACAAAACATTACAGACTTTTATAAAAAGATTATATGTTACAGTTAGAGACAGCATGTCTATGGGTGTTGGCATTGCAGCACCACAAGTAGGCATATTAAAAAGAATTATTTGGGTGCAACGTTTTGACAAAGAAGAATTTCCTTTTGAAGTGTATCTAAATCCGGAGATTATTAAATCTTCAGAAGAAAAACAAACCGTTAAAGAAGGCTGTTTGTCTATTCCTGATCGAACAGAAACATTAAATAGCAGGTCACGATCTATAACTATTGAATACGACACTATGGATGGAAAACATAAAACCGAAACTGTTAAGGATTTCTCTTCGGTTATTTTTCAGCATGAAATAGATCACTTAAATGGTATTCTGTTTCTGGACCATTTACAAAAAGAATTTGTTGATAGTAAAAAAGACTAA
- a CDS encoding carboxylesterase family protein — MRTLLNTLVILSILFSSCSSDDTPQENRSDLESLPKDSGGTHKALTIGESNKSNFGHYIYTPSGHDSNSHDFPLLVFLHGSGERGDSETNPDILKKVVVNGPPKLIEKNEWSPKYPMIVASPQLPSGNWNPDAIHNFITYLIENYNVNTKRIYLTGLSLGAFGCFNYVSKYGPDAYAAAIVPIAGGGNKNSGDKFTTIPVWAFHGDNDNVVSHIKSVDMVDAINKEKPNTPAKLTIYPNVGHNSWSRTYNASGMGDESNEYDAFDLNIYDWMFLFEK; from the coding sequence ATGAGAACTTTATTGAATACACTAGTAATATTATCAATTTTATTTTCAAGTTGCAGCAGTGACGATACGCCTCAAGAAAACCGAAGCGATTTAGAATCTTTACCAAAAGACTCAGGCGGCACACATAAAGCGCTCACTATTGGTGAATCCAATAAGTCTAATTTCGGGCATTATATTTATACTCCAAGCGGTCATGATAGTAACTCCCATGATTTCCCTTTACTTGTTTTCCTTCATGGTTCTGGTGAACGTGGTGATAGTGAAACAAATCCAGATATCTTAAAAAAGGTAGTAGTTAATGGCCCTCCTAAGCTTATAGAAAAAAACGAATGGTCTCCTAAATACCCAATGATTGTTGCCTCTCCTCAATTACCTTCTGGAAATTGGAATCCTGATGCTATTCATAATTTTATAACCTATTTAATAGAGAATTATAATGTTAACACGAAACGTATTTATCTTACTGGCTTAAGTCTTGGCGCTTTTGGATGTTTCAACTACGTTTCTAAATATGGACCAGATGCCTATGCTGCAGCTATTGTTCCGATTGCTGGAGGCGGAAACAAAAATTCCGGAGATAAATTCACTACCATTCCTGTTTGGGCTTTTCATGGAGATAATGATAATGTGGTTTCTCATATTAAATCTGTAGATATGGTAGATGCTATTAATAAAGAAAAACCCAACACACCTGCAAAACTAACCATTTACCCGAATGTTGGACACAATTCTTGGTCCCGAACCTATAATGCTAGTGGCATGGGAGATGAAAGTAATGAATATGATGCTTTTGATTTAAATATCTATGATTGGATGTTTTTATTTGAAAAATAA
- the gldC gene encoding gliding motility protein GldC: protein MSDNTTSKIELNVELDANRVPEKLLWTAEDGGITNEEAKAMMLSVWDSKAQETLRIDLWTKDMPVDEMKVFFHQTLVAMSNTFNRATQDEKMTATMKDFCDYFAEKLEINK from the coding sequence ATGTCTGATAATACAACCTCTAAAATAGAATTAAATGTAGAACTTGATGCCAACCGAGTACCAGAGAAATTACTTTGGACGGCAGAAGATGGTGGTATTACTAATGAGGAAGCCAAAGCCATGATGCTTTCCGTATGGGACTCTAAGGCACAAGAAACCTTACGTATTGATCTATGGACCAAAGATATGCCGGTAGATGAGATGAAGGTGTTTTTTCATCAAACATTGGTCGCTATGAGCAATACTTTTAATAGAGCCACTCAAGATGAAAAAATGACGGCTACTATGAAGGATTTTTGTGATTATTTTGCCGAAAAGCTAGAGATCAACAAGTAA
- the gldB gene encoding gliding motility lipoprotein GldB, translated as MKNLLLCLIISLVTISCKDENKLEVEIAKIGTDIKIERFDLLLAKTTPDELPKLKEVYPFMFSKKYSDSFWISKIKDTLQVHLFNEVEKTFKNFDDTEEEIESLFNHLKYYFPEFNLPRVITATNDVDYRSRVIVTDTIVLLALDSYLGSEHEFYGSIPRYISEHLRKEQIAVDLAEEYAKKYIFQNQNKTLLDEMIYFGKQHYFKDAVVPFKTDAERIGYSQEQLDWTITNESYIWRYFVERELLFSTDTKLLGRFINPAPFSKFYLEGIDGESPGRLGQYIGWQIVRAYMKQNEVSLKDMLVTSPEEIFNNSKFKPRK; from the coding sequence ATGAAGAACTTATTATTGTGTTTAATAATATCATTGGTTACGATTTCCTGTAAAGATGAGAATAAGCTTGAGGTTGAGATAGCCAAAATAGGCACAGATATTAAAATAGAGCGGTTTGATTTATTACTGGCTAAAACTACTCCAGATGAATTACCTAAGCTAAAGGAAGTCTATCCTTTTATGTTTTCAAAAAAATACAGTGACTCGTTTTGGATTTCTAAAATAAAAGATACTTTACAGGTACACTTGTTTAACGAGGTTGAAAAAACGTTTAAAAACTTTGATGATACCGAAGAAGAAATAGAGTCCTTATTTAATCATTTAAAATATTATTTTCCAGAGTTTAATCTACCAAGGGTTATAACTGCTACCAACGATGTGGATTATAGAAGCCGGGTTATCGTTACAGATACTATTGTATTATTGGCCTTAGATTCGTATTTGGGTAGCGAGCATGAGTTTTATGGCAGCATTCCAAGGTATATAAGTGAGCATTTAAGGAAGGAGCAAATTGCAGTTGATTTGGCAGAGGAATATGCCAAAAAGTATATATTTCAAAACCAGAATAAAACCCTGTTGGACGAAATGATATATTTTGGAAAGCAGCATTATTTTAAGGATGCTGTGGTGCCTTTTAAAACAGATGCCGAGCGCATCGGGTATTCGCAAGAACAGTTAGATTGGACTATTACTAACGAAAGTTATATCTGGCGTTATTTTGTTGAGCGTGAATTGTTGTTTAGCACAGATACTAAATTACTGGGCAGATTTATAAACCCTGCACCGTTTTCTAAATTTTATTTAGAAGGTATTGATGGTGAATCCCCAGGCCGTTTAGGCCAATATATAGGATGGCAAATTGTAAGAGCATATATGAAACAAAACGAAGTAAGCCTAAAGGATATGCTTGTAACAAGCCCCGAAGAAATTTTTAATAACTCAAAGTTTAAACCACGAAAATAA
- the nadE gene encoding NAD(+) synthase, with protein MQTEKVVDYIVNWLKDYATNAGVNGFVIGISGGIDSAVTSTLCAKTGLNVLCIEMPIHQAESHVTRAQEHIAQLKGRFDNVSDTRTDLTPVFEEFKTEVFFDGDQATIDMALANTRARLRMTTLYYYAGLYKLLVAGTGNKVEDFGVGFYTKYGDGGVDLSPIADLLKSEVYKLGEFLQVPESIMQADPSDGLFGDARSDEDQIGASYPELEWAMKMDAEGKNANNFSGRELEVFKIYKRFNNANKHKMIPIPICDIPDNFL; from the coding sequence ATGCAAACAGAAAAAGTTGTAGACTATATCGTTAATTGGTTAAAAGATTATGCAACAAACGCTGGTGTTAATGGTTTTGTAATTGGTATTTCCGGTGGTATAGATTCTGCCGTAACCTCTACCTTATGTGCAAAAACAGGCTTAAATGTACTCTGTATAGAAATGCCTATTCACCAAGCAGAAAGTCATGTAACCAGAGCACAAGAACATATAGCGCAGCTAAAAGGTCGGTTTGATAACGTGAGTGATACCCGTACCGATTTAACACCTGTTTTTGAAGAATTTAAAACCGAGGTCTTTTTTGACGGTGACCAAGCTACAATAGATATGGCCTTAGCGAATACCCGAGCACGGTTACGTATGACTACTCTTTATTATTATGCAGGACTTTATAAATTATTAGTTGCAGGAACAGGCAACAAAGTAGAAGATTTTGGTGTTGGTTTTTACACAAAATATGGAGATGGAGGTGTCGATTTAAGTCCAATTGCAGATTTATTGAAGTCTGAAGTTTACAAATTAGGAGAATTTTTACAAGTTCCAGAGTCAATTATGCAAGCCGATCCGAGTGATGGATTGTTTGGAGATGCCAGAAGTGACGAAGATCAGATAGGAGCATCGTATCCGGAGCTTGAATGGGCAATGAAAATGGACGCTGAGGGCAAAAACGCTAACAACTTCTCTGGTAGAGAGTTAGAGGTTTTTAAAATTTATAAACGCTTTAATAACGCCAATAAGCATAAGATGATTCCTATCCCTATTTGTGATATTCCTGACAATTTCCTGTAG
- a CDS encoding response regulator, whose translation MIKLLIADNHPITRKGLEVLFSASSNIKIVGSVDDGDAILEFIKKNPVDIILTETDFPNLNGLTVLRYLKHDYPDIKTIIFSSQPEEVYAINAIKAGASGYLNKSVNVININEAILKVHDGGIHLSNELTQQLAFGNRVNKSGTFYKKLSTREAEVLKLLTVGRKNKEISKELDINEKTVSTYKARLMRKLKVTNLVDLVNQAKLSEQLL comes from the coding sequence ATGATAAAATTATTAATAGCGGACAACCACCCGATCACAAGGAAAGGGCTTGAAGTACTTTTCTCAGCTTCATCAAACATTAAAATTGTAGGAAGCGTAGACGATGGAGATGCCATTTTGGAATTCATCAAAAAAAATCCAGTAGACATTATTTTAACAGAAACAGATTTCCCTAATTTAAATGGGTTAACTGTTTTACGTTATTTAAAACATGACTACCCGGACATTAAAACTATTATCTTTAGTAGTCAACCAGAAGAAGTTTATGCCATAAACGCCATTAAAGCCGGCGCGTCTGGATACTTAAACAAATCTGTTAATGTAATTAACATTAACGAGGCTATTTTAAAAGTGCACGATGGAGGGATTCATTTGAGTAATGAACTTACTCAGCAATTAGCATTTGGTAATAGAGTTAATAAAAGCGGAACTTTCTACAAAAAACTTTCAACCAGAGAGGCAGAAGTCTTAAAACTTCTAACTGTTGGTAGAAAAAACAAAGAAATCTCTAAAGAGCTTGATATTAACGAAAAAACCGTTAGTACTTACAAAGCGCGATTAATGCGTAAGTTAAAAGTAACTAACTTAGTTGACCTGGTTAATCAAGCCAAGCTTAGCGAACAATTATTATAG
- the dnaG gene encoding DNA primase: MISPTTIDQVFEATRVEEVIGDFVNLKKAGSNFKGLSPFSDERSPSFMVSPVKQIWKDFSTGKGGTAVSFLMEHEHFTYPEAIKYLAKKYNIEIEETEQSNEQKEQANERESLYLVSEFANTYFQKILHKTDQGKSIGLSYFKERGFTLETIEKFDLGYSLDEWQAFTDEALKQGYNIDYLQKTGLTIVKEEKRFDRFKGRVMFPIKSMSGRVLGFGGRILTNDKKAAKYLNSPESDIYHKSNVLYGIYHAKQGIAKEDNCYLVEGYTDVIQFHQTGVKNVVSSSGTALTSEQIRLINRLTKNITVLFDGDAAGMRASLRGIDLILEQGMNVKVCTFPEGEDPDSFAKQNTLEELTSYLNENAKDFIQFKASILFEETKNDPIKKADTVRDIVNSISKIPDRIKKEIYIQECARIMDISEDVLFSTLAQINKKEFQEENKQFKKDHKAFEVIKHQQQQVEKVDVQYILERKIIELLLLYGNKVEDFEDLVLKENDKGELVLEPVIHQAKVFEKIFLDLQDDEMEFSNEQFKTLYYTIIDTLNQNPDFELKSFINTVDNQMSNEITTILMEDERYALDDWKRMNIFPKEKIHSVAQLVSETILSLRCFLIDQKVKEFQQETLQSKNDVNKNVLEEVKDYSGLKMLLSRKLNRVL, translated from the coding sequence TTGATATCACCAACAACTATAGACCAAGTATTTGAAGCCACTCGAGTAGAGGAGGTTATAGGCGATTTTGTAAATCTTAAAAAAGCAGGGAGTAATTTTAAAGGGTTAAGTCCTTTTAGCGATGAGCGTTCGCCAAGTTTTATGGTGTCTCCCGTAAAACAAATCTGGAAAGACTTTTCTACAGGAAAAGGAGGGACGGCAGTATCTTTTTTAATGGAGCACGAGCATTTTACCTATCCGGAAGCTATAAAATACCTTGCAAAAAAATATAATATTGAAATTGAGGAAACCGAACAATCTAACGAACAAAAGGAACAAGCAAACGAACGTGAGAGCTTGTACTTAGTGAGTGAGTTTGCAAATACTTATTTTCAAAAAATACTACATAAAACCGATCAGGGAAAATCGATAGGATTAAGTTATTTTAAAGAACGTGGATTTACCCTGGAAACTATTGAGAAATTTGATTTGGGCTATTCGCTTGATGAGTGGCAAGCCTTTACAGACGAAGCTTTAAAACAAGGTTATAACATAGACTACCTGCAAAAAACGGGGCTCACTATTGTAAAAGAAGAGAAACGTTTCGATAGGTTTAAAGGACGTGTCATGTTTCCTATTAAAAGTATGAGCGGCCGTGTTTTAGGGTTTGGTGGGCGTATATTAACCAATGATAAAAAAGCCGCTAAATATCTAAACTCACCAGAGAGTGATATTTACCATAAAAGTAATGTGTTGTATGGGATATATCATGCTAAACAAGGCATTGCTAAAGAGGATAATTGCTATTTGGTAGAGGGATATACAGATGTAATCCAATTTCACCAAACGGGTGTAAAAAATGTTGTGTCTTCATCTGGAACAGCCTTGACATCTGAGCAAATTAGACTTATAAACCGATTGACAAAAAACATTACGGTGCTTTTTGACGGCGATGCTGCTGGTATGCGAGCTTCATTACGTGGAATTGATCTTATTTTAGAACAAGGTATGAATGTGAAGGTTTGTACGTTTCCAGAGGGCGAAGATCCAGATAGTTTTGCTAAACAAAACACACTTGAAGAGCTTACATCGTATTTAAATGAAAATGCTAAAGATTTTATTCAATTTAAAGCGTCTATTTTATTTGAAGAAACTAAAAACGATCCTATAAAAAAGGCTGATACTGTTAGGGATATAGTAAACAGTATTTCTAAAATTCCAGATCGCATTAAGAAAGAAATCTATATTCAGGAATGTGCCAGAATTATGGATATAAGCGAGGACGTTTTATTTAGTACACTGGCTCAAATTAATAAAAAGGAATTCCAGGAAGAAAATAAACAATTTAAAAAAGACCATAAAGCGTTTGAGGTTATTAAACATCAGCAACAACAAGTTGAAAAAGTTGATGTACAGTATATTTTAGAACGAAAAATTATTGAACTTTTATTGCTTTATGGAAACAAAGTTGAGGACTTTGAAGATTTAGTGTTGAAGGAAAATGATAAGGGTGAGTTGGTTTTGGAGCCAGTCATCCATCAAGCGAAGGTCTTCGAAAAAATATTTCTAGACCTTCAGGATGATGAAATGGAATTTTCTAATGAACAATTTAAGACACTGTACTATACTATTATAGATACATTAAATCAGAATCCTGATTTTGAACTTAAATCGTTTATAAACACGGTCGACAATCAAATGTCTAACGAAATCACAACCATTTTAATGGAAGATGAACGTTATGCCTTAGATGATTGGAAACGCATGAATATTTTTCCAAAAGAAAAAATACATAGTGTTGCTCAATTAGTTAGTGAAACTATTTTAAGTCTACGATGTTTTTTAATAGACCAAAAAGTAAAAGAATTTCAACAAGAAACATTACAAAGTAAAAACGATGTTAATAAAAATGTTCTTGAGGAAGTCAAAGACTATTCTGGCTTAAAAATGCTACTCTCCAGAAAATTAAATCGTGTACTATAA
- a CDS encoding AraC family transcriptional regulator ligand-binding domain-containing protein, producing MKISVPHIANLINYGAYQGVSDSQLKRLLDEEHIDFYDPDAYIEVNKYLKVLEVIIAKTKNNYFGLHYGCFLNLKALGLILEISLNASSMEQAIFILQNYLASSFPLVNVSVKKERDVCLLQLNCKIQDKDLKRHLLDSVIAIVYRELKLMLKNDMYPELKLPYSELDEYNEFLGVEVEKGNAYTLVLKSEVLKTEINSRRVKEIEYLLPKFLMMLDDKTNDGLFSLQVKNMVLNMCCPELPNFEQVAKQFPLSNRTIQRKLAQEGTSFRKIVNSIKNELSNYLVKGKFLKTKDISLILGYSEPSAYLHAVNNWKVNIESL from the coding sequence ATGAAAATTTCTGTCCCCCACATTGCAAACTTGATTAATTATGGTGCTTATCAAGGCGTTTCAGATTCACAGCTAAAAAGACTATTAGATGAAGAACATATCGATTTTTACGATCCTGATGCTTATATAGAAGTCAACAAATATTTAAAAGTATTAGAAGTAATAATTGCCAAAACAAAAAATAACTATTTCGGATTACATTATGGGTGCTTTTTAAATCTTAAAGCATTAGGTTTAATACTGGAGATTTCTTTGAATGCATCTAGTATGGAACAAGCCATATTTATTCTTCAAAATTATCTTGCTTCATCGTTTCCTTTGGTTAATGTTTCTGTAAAGAAGGAACGCGACGTGTGTCTTTTGCAACTTAACTGTAAAATACAAGATAAAGATTTAAAGAGGCACTTATTAGATTCTGTTATAGCTATTGTTTACAGGGAATTAAAACTAATGCTTAAAAACGATATGTATCCAGAACTTAAATTACCTTATAGTGAACTCGATGAATATAATGAGTTTTTGGGTGTTGAAGTGGAAAAGGGGAATGCCTATACGCTTGTTTTAAAAAGTGAGGTTTTAAAAACCGAAATAAATTCTCGGCGTGTTAAGGAAATAGAATATCTGCTGCCAAAGTTTTTAATGATGCTGGATGACAAAACGAATGATGGGTTATTTTCATTACAGGTAAAAAATATGGTATTGAATATGTGCTGTCCCGAACTACCCAATTTTGAACAGGTTGCCAAGCAATTCCCGTTGAGTAACAGAACCATACAAAGGAAACTGGCACAAGAAGGCACGTCCTTTAGAAAAATTGTAAATAGTATTAAAAATGAGCTTTCTAATTATTTAGTAAAAGGAAAATTTTTAAAAACGAAAGATATATCACTTATTCTCGGCTATTCAGAGCCAAGTGCCTATTTACATGCGGTTAATAATTGGAAGGTTAACATAGAGAGCCTATAA